The Triticum aestivum cultivar Chinese Spring chromosome 3A, IWGSC CS RefSeq v2.1, whole genome shotgun sequence genome includes a region encoding these proteins:
- the LOC123057554 gene encoding uncharacterized protein isoform X1 has translation MPYITVISAPKLEILGSLVDDFSRFRLPSTVSQEMVADNLKMSMLSVKALHLTSCGPNLNSVVVFLKFFPCLHKLYITTSPQSAMENAYQLDPQDPIECLDHLREIVLQCYVGKETDVNFAKFFVLHAKALELMKCGVNDVCTEEWRADQYRRLQFDCRASQNAQFDFRSDFSRRIAICFHDNQILSMADPFESSCMLCRKGWSV, from the exons ATGCCGTACATCACGGTAATCTCGGCACCAAAGCTGGAGATCTTGGGCTCATTGGTAGACGACTTCTCTAGATTCAGGCTACCGTCCACAGTTTCTCAG GAAATGGTTGCTGACAACTTGAAAATGTCGATGCTCAGTGTGAAGGCTTTACATCTCACATCTTGTGGCCCTAATCTCAATTCAGTCGTTGTCTTCCTCAAATTCTTTCCATGCTTGCACAAGTTGTATATCACG ACATCTCCGCAGTCGGCCATGGAAAATGCGTATCAGCTTGACCCACAAGATCCTATTGAATGCCTTGACCATCTCAGAGAAATAGTGTTGCAGTGCTACGTGGGCAAAGAAACAGATGTTAACTTTGCCAAGTTCTTTGTTCTGCATGCTAAAGCACTCGAGTTGATGAAATGTGGTGTCAATGATGTATGCACAGAGGAATGGAGAGCTGATCAGTACAGGCGTCTGCAGTTTGACTGTAGGGCTTCTCAGAATGCTCAGTTTGATTTTAGATCTGATTTTAGCCGTAGAATTGCTATATGTTTCCATGATAATCAGATCCTGTCCATGGCTGATCCCTTTGAAAGCTCTTGCATGCTTTGTAGAAAAGGTTGGTCAGTTTGA
- the LOC123057553 gene encoding protein NEN4-like — MATEAAKKEMVFFDVETAAAPSPSDSSGQWWLLEFGAILVCPRRLVELASYSTLIRPGDPSAVSRRFSGDPSLSAAFRAAPPFADVADDIFALLDGRVWAGHNIRRFDCHRVREAFAAAGRAAPEPVAVVDSLNVLAQGFGRRAGDLKMATLAAYFGIGKQTHRSLDDVRMNLEVLKHCAAVLMLESNLPAGVLPGADDGAVTRRRAATSSTTTAPATPPRPPPAAAVLKVNGRSSCKRDSTGKVVAAARGAATATTSGGARRVRRPMTTPPFSMVLRHSRAIVR; from the coding sequence ATGGCGacggaggccgccaagaaggagatgGTGTTCTTCGacgtggagacggcggcggcgccgtcgcCCTCCGACTCGTCCGGCCAGTGGTGGCTGTTGGAGTTCGGCGCCATCCTCGTCTGCCCGCGCCGCCTCGTCGAGCTCGCCAGCTACTCCACCCTCATCCGCCCGGGGGACCCCTCCGCCGTCTCCAGGCGCTTCTCGGGCGACCCCTCCCTCTCCGCCGCGTTCCGCGCCGCGCCGCCCTTCGCCGACGTGGCCGACGACATCTTCGCGCTCCTCGACGGCCGCGTCTGGGCGGGCCACAACATCCGCCGCTTCGACTGCCACCGCGTCCGCGAGGCCTTCGCGGCGGCCGGCCGCGCAGCGCCGGAGCCCGTGGCCGTCGTCGACTCCCTCAACGTGCTCGCCCAggggttcggccgccgcgccggggACCTCAAGATGGCCACCCTGGCCGCCTACTTCGGGATCGGGAAGCAGACGCACCGCAGCCTCGACGACGTGCGCATGAACCTCGAGGTGCTCAAGCACTGCGCCGCCGTGCTCATGCTCGAGTCCAACCTCCCCGCCGGCGTGCTCCCCGGCGCCGACGACGGCGCCGTCACCAGGCGCAGGGCCGCGACGTCTTCTACCACGACGGCGCCCGcgactcctcctcgtcctcctcctgccgCCGCGGTTCTGAAGGTGAACGGGAGGTCGTCGTGCAAGAGGGACAGCACGGGGAAGGTGGTGGCGGCAGCGAGGGGAGCGGCGACGGCCACGACTAGCGGTGGTGCTCGGAGAGTGCGCCGGCCAATGACGACGCCGCCGTTCAGCATGGTCCTTAGGCACTCCAGGGCCATCGTGAGATGA
- the LOC123057554 gene encoding FBD-associated F-box protein At5g38590-like isoform X2, with translation MAAAAVHPRGAKKTISPDVDRISLLPDEILGAVISFLPTDAAACTGALSRRWRHLWGSSPLDLDDRHIPGPRDCPDRAGAVSKILSEHQGPVRRLRIESIGDPDLGAWLRSPALDKLQEIDIDAPRYSDPLPLTTLRFAPGLRVARFVGCSLPGALDVVDAPAFSFPRLNQLALVSIYMRERALHGLSPCRTSR, from the coding sequence atggcggcggcggcggttcacCCTAGGGGAGCCAAGAAGACGATATCTCCCGATGTCGACCGGATCAGCCTCCTACCCGACGAGATCCTCGGCGCCGTcatctccttcctccccaccgatgcCGCCGCGTGCACCGGCGCCCTCTCCCGCCGCTGGCGCCACCTCTGGGGCTCCTCGCCCCTCGACCTCGACGACCGCCACATCCCCGGCCCCAGGGACTGCCCCGACCGCGCCGGGGCCGTCTCCAAGATCCTCTCCGAGCACCAGGGCCCGGTGCGCCGCCTCCGCATCGAGAGCATCGGCGACCCCGACCTCGGCGCGTGGCTGCGGTCCCCGGCCCTCGACAAGCTCCAGGAGATCGACATCGATGCGCCCAGGTACTCCGATCCGCTGCCGCTGACCACGCTCCGCTTCGCGCCGGGCCTCCGCGTGGCCAGGTTCGTCGGCTGCTCGTTGCCCGGCGCGCTGGACGTCGTGGATGCGCCGGCGTTTAGTTTCCCGCGGCTGAATCAGCTCGCCCTGGTCTCCATTTACATGCGGGAGCGCGCCCTCCATGGCCTTTCACCATGCCGTACATCACGGTAA
- the LOC123059848 gene encoding alanine--tRNA ligase isoform X2 has product MAAPAGPTRLAYFDDMWALRAPATILSLHQEEGGRRAVVLDATVFHPQGGGQPADTGAIVSAAGAGARFLVEDVRVKDGVVFHYGRFEDAAGEELSQGQSVSLEIDAERRKLNSRLHSAGHLLDNCMTNLGLKLEPGKGYHFADGPFVEYKGVVPADKLQDKKLELEKEANELISKGAKVLVSVFSDDEAAKLCGGALPSYISEGSTPRIVKFGDYPGCPCGGTHVADIADIGNLKVTNIRVKKGVTKVSYSISP; this is encoded by the exons ATGGCGGCTCCGGCAGGGCCCACGAGGTTGGCCTACTTTGATGACATGTGGGCCCTCCGCGCCCCcgccaccatcctctccctccATCAG GAGGAGGGCGGCCGGCGAGCCGTGGTGCTGGACGCCACCGTCTTCCACCCGCAGGGCGGCGGCCAGCCGGCCGACACCGGGGCCATcgtctccgccgccggcgccggcgccaggTTCCTCGTCGAGGACGTGCGCGTCAAGGATGGGGTG GTCTTCCACTATGGCAGATTCGAGGATGCTGCTGGAGAGGAGCTCAGCCAAGGGCAGAGCGTCAGCTTGGAAATAGACGCGGAACGGCGCAAACTCAACTCCAG GCTTCACTCTGCAGGACATTTGCTGGACAATTGCATGACCAACCTTGGCCTTAAGCTGGAACCTGGGAAAGGATATCATTTTGCTGATGG GCCTTTTGTTGAGTATAAAGGAGTTGTTCCAGCGGATAAATTGCAGGATAAGAAACTTGAGTTAGAAAAGGAGGCAAATGAACTGATTTCTAAAGGAGCCAAG GTCTTAGTCTCTGTTTTCTCTGATGATGAGGCCGCTAAATTATGTGGAGGTGCTCTGCCTAGCTACATTTCAGAG GGTAGCACTCCCCGCATTGTGAAATTTGGTGACTATCCTGGCTGTCCTTGTGGAGGCACTCATGTAGCCGATATCGCAGACATCGGTAACCTAAAG GTCACAAATATACGAGTCAAGAAAGGTGTGACTAAAGTTTCCTACAGCATCAGCCCATAG
- the LOC123059848 gene encoding alanine--tRNA ligase isoform X1 — protein MAAPAGPTRLAYFDDMWALRAPATILSLHQVLPPPLYRVSEPWTLTRLGSGCPQEEGGRRAVVLDATVFHPQGGGQPADTGAIVSAAGAGARFLVEDVRVKDGVVFHYGRFEDAAGEELSQGQSVSLEIDAERRKLNSRLHSAGHLLDNCMTNLGLKLEPGKGYHFADGPFVEYKGVVPADKLQDKKLELEKEANELISKGAKVLVSVFSDDEAAKLCGGALPSYISEGSTPRIVKFGDYPGCPCGGTHVADIADIGNLKVTNIRVKKGVTKVSYSISP, from the exons ATGGCGGCTCCGGCAGGGCCCACGAGGTTGGCCTACTTTGATGACATGTGGGCCCTCCGCGCCCCcgccaccatcctctccctccATCAGGTTCTCCCCCCTCCCCTCTACAGAGTTTCAGAACCCTGGACCCTGACTAGGCTAGGCTCCGGGTGCCCGCAGGAGGAGGGCGGCCGGCGAGCCGTGGTGCTGGACGCCACCGTCTTCCACCCGCAGGGCGGCGGCCAGCCGGCCGACACCGGGGCCATcgtctccgccgccggcgccggcgccaggTTCCTCGTCGAGGACGTGCGCGTCAAGGATGGGGTG GTCTTCCACTATGGCAGATTCGAGGATGCTGCTGGAGAGGAGCTCAGCCAAGGGCAGAGCGTCAGCTTGGAAATAGACGCGGAACGGCGCAAACTCAACTCCAG GCTTCACTCTGCAGGACATTTGCTGGACAATTGCATGACCAACCTTGGCCTTAAGCTGGAACCTGGGAAAGGATATCATTTTGCTGATGG GCCTTTTGTTGAGTATAAAGGAGTTGTTCCAGCGGATAAATTGCAGGATAAGAAACTTGAGTTAGAAAAGGAGGCAAATGAACTGATTTCTAAAGGAGCCAAG GTCTTAGTCTCTGTTTTCTCTGATGATGAGGCCGCTAAATTATGTGGAGGTGCTCTGCCTAGCTACATTTCAGAG GGTAGCACTCCCCGCATTGTGAAATTTGGTGACTATCCTGGCTGTCCTTGTGGAGGCACTCATGTAGCCGATATCGCAGACATCGGTAACCTAAAG GTCACAAATATACGAGTCAAGAAAGGTGTGACTAAAGTTTCCTACAGCATCAGCCCATAG
- the LOC123059849 gene encoding uncharacterized protein, with translation MASSASLLHPSTLAPAFSPPAPRRPSQLDLRSSRRHHGVSVSLAASSSAASPEVEKEPSSPSTPPLDDSSALSAVAESVKVLKEAAKTRKVPADEVLAALAKIKKAKLDTSAFFETLGGTESPGRTWKLIFTAQGSKLEKGSYFPVTAVQRFDAAGQRIENGVYLGRAGSLSFEGRLSWKKKILAFVFERVRLKLGPLPSLEIPLGGGDVGREPSTKDPFFLWFYVDEEIAVAQGKGGGTAFWCRCKRVDGQGRRPAFWYFGFNII, from the exons atggcctCATCCGCCTCCTTGCTGCACCCTTCCACGCTCGCCCCAGCCTTCTCGCCGCCTGCACCCCGGCGCCCGTCACAGCTCGACCTCCGCTCCAGCCGCCGTCACCACGGCGTCTCGGTCTCCCTCGCCGCCTCGTCATCCGCCGCGTcgccggaggtggagaaggagcCCTCCTCGCCGTCCACCCCGCCGTTGGACGACTCCTCGGCCCTATCG GCCGTGGCGGAGAGCGTGAAGGTGCTCAAGGAGGCGGCCAAGACGAGGAAGGTGCCGGCCGACGAGGTGCTGGCGGCGCTGGCCAAGATCAAGAAGGCCAAGCTCGACACCTCCGCCTTCTTCGAGACGCTCGGCGGGACCGAGTCCCCCGGCAGGACATGGAAGCTCATCTTCACCGCCCAG GGTAGTAAGCTCGAGAAAGGCAGCTACTTCCCGGTGACCGCCGTCCAGCGCTTCGAcgccgcg GGGCAGAGGATCGAGAACGGGGTGTACCTGGGGCGGGCGGGGAGCCTGAGCTTCGAGGGGCGGCTGTCGTGGAAGAAGAAGATCCTGGCCTTCGTCTTCGAACGTGTGCGCCTCAAGCTCGGGCCTCTGCCCTCCCTGGAGATCCCactcggcggcggcgacgtgggCAGGGAGCCGAGCACCAAGGACCCCTTCTTCCTGTGGTTCTACGTGGACGAGGAGATCGCCGTGGCGCAGGGCAAGGGCGGCGGCACCGCCTTCTGGTGCCGCTGCAAGCGCGTCGACGGGCAAGGGCGGCGCCCCGCCTTCTGGTACTTCGGTTTCAACATAATTTAG
- the LOC123059848 gene encoding alanine--tRNA ligase isoform X3, with translation MAAPAGPTRLAYFDDMWALRAPATILSLHQVLPPPLYRVSEPWTLTRLGSGCPQEEGGRRAVVLDATVFHPQGGGQPADTGAIVSAAGAGARFLVEDVRVKDGVVFHYGRFEDAAGEELSQGQSVSLEIDAERRKLNSRLHSAGHLLDNCMTNLGLKLEPGKGYHFADGPFVEYKGVVPADKLQDKKLELEKEANELISKGAKVLVSVFSDDEAAKLCGGALPSYISEVTNIRVKKGVTKVSYSISP, from the exons ATGGCGGCTCCGGCAGGGCCCACGAGGTTGGCCTACTTTGATGACATGTGGGCCCTCCGCGCCCCcgccaccatcctctccctccATCAGGTTCTCCCCCCTCCCCTCTACAGAGTTTCAGAACCCTGGACCCTGACTAGGCTAGGCTCCGGGTGCCCGCAGGAGGAGGGCGGCCGGCGAGCCGTGGTGCTGGACGCCACCGTCTTCCACCCGCAGGGCGGCGGCCAGCCGGCCGACACCGGGGCCATcgtctccgccgccggcgccggcgccaggTTCCTCGTCGAGGACGTGCGCGTCAAGGATGGGGTG GTCTTCCACTATGGCAGATTCGAGGATGCTGCTGGAGAGGAGCTCAGCCAAGGGCAGAGCGTCAGCTTGGAAATAGACGCGGAACGGCGCAAACTCAACTCCAG GCTTCACTCTGCAGGACATTTGCTGGACAATTGCATGACCAACCTTGGCCTTAAGCTGGAACCTGGGAAAGGATATCATTTTGCTGATGG GCCTTTTGTTGAGTATAAAGGAGTTGTTCCAGCGGATAAATTGCAGGATAAGAAACTTGAGTTAGAAAAGGAGGCAAATGAACTGATTTCTAAAGGAGCCAAG GTCTTAGTCTCTGTTTTCTCTGATGATGAGGCCGCTAAATTATGTGGAGGTGCTCTGCCTAGCTACATTTCAGAG GTCACAAATATACGAGTCAAGAAAGGTGTGACTAAAGTTTCCTACAGCATCAGCCCATAG
- the LOC123059850 gene encoding uncharacterized protein, which translates to MASSASLLHPSTLAPASSPPLPRRPQLGLRSSPRRPRGVSLTAAAAASPDVEKEPSSSPPAPPDEPSDLSAVAESVKVLKDAAKTRKVPAAEVLAALAKIKKAKLDTSTFFETLGGTESPGRTWMLIFTGQGSKLEKGSYFPVTAVQRFDAAGQRIENGVYLGPVGSLTFEGRLSWKKKILAFVFERIRVKVGPLPSLEIPLGGGDTSREPSTKDPFFLWFYVDEEIAVAQGKGGGTAFWCRCKRVPA; encoded by the exons atggcctCGTCCGCCTCCTTGCTCCACCCTTCCACGCTCGctccggcctcctcgccgcccctgccGCGTCGCCCGCAGCTCGGCCTCCGCTCGAGCCCTCGCCGTCCCCGCGGCGTCTCgctgaccgccgccgccgccgcgtcgccggacGTAGAGAAGGAGCCCTCCTCGTCGCCCCCTGCGCCTCCTGACGAGCCCTCCGACCTATCG GCCGTGGCGGAGAGCGTGAAGGTGCTCAAGGACGCGGCCAAGACGAGGAAGGTGCCGGCCGCGGAGGTGCTGGCGGCGCTGGCCAAGATCAAGAAGGCCAAGCTCGACACCTCCACCTTCTTCGAGACCCTCGGCGGGACCGAGTCGCCGGGCAGGACGTGGATGCTCATCTTCACCGGCCAG GGTAGTAAGCTCGAGAAAGGCAGCTACTTCCCGGTGACCGCCGTCCAGCGCTTCGACGCCGCG GGCCAGAGGATCGAGAACGGCGTGTACCTGGGCCCGGTGGGGAGTCTGACCTTCGAGGGGCGGCTGTCGTGGAAGAAGAAGATCCTGGCCTTCGTCTTCGAGCGGATACGCGTCAAGGTCGGTCCGCTGCCCTCCCTGGAGATCCCACTCGGCGGCGGCGACACGAGCAGGGAGCCGAGCACCAAGGACCCCTTCTTCCTGTGGTTCTACGTGGACGAGGAGATCGCCGTGGCGCAGGGCAAGGGCGGCGGCACCGCCTTCTGGTGCCGATGCAAGCGCGTCCCGGCATGA